The Lepus europaeus isolate LE1 chromosome 5, mLepTim1.pri, whole genome shotgun sequence genome includes the window GAACCTGGTGCCTTAAAGAAAAGCACAGAGACTCAGTTCTGGCTGGGCGTCTTTCCTAACAGTCCAGACAtccagagcgcctgggttcgggtctggctctgcttccaattccaacttcctgctaatgtgcagcttggaaagcagcaggtgacggctcaagtatttgggtccctgccacccctgtgggagacctgtattgagttcctggctcccagcttcaccctggcctagccctgttacaggcatttagagagtaaaccagcagagggagtcCCACTCTTGTGTGTACACGCCTTATGCctctcaataataataataataataataataataataatactttgaAAAACTTACTAGGGGTGgactttgtggcacagcaagttaagctgctgcgtggaatgcctgcaccccacattggAATGCCAACAGTCCCACCTCCATGTCCAATCTGGCTTCTTGCCAACATGCCTGGGCGGTGCGGAgggtgttggctcaagtgctttgatCCCTGCCATcccgtggaagacctggatcgagttcctggctcctggcttcatcctggtccagactcattctgccttttaagtggataattgaatggatttttaaaaactgtgtgagGAATGGCCGCCTCACCCCAAtaaagaggagagagacaaagcAGAGGTTTCAAACTCAGTGCATCCTGTGGTGCACATTTGATTCCCATTCCCTGCCAATGGTGATCACCgtctttaaaagacaaaacaaaacactggttTCTCAATTGCTCTGGCCACATGTCAAGGGCTCAGTAGCTGCCTATGGTGTTGGTGGCCACCACATTGGGCAGCACAAATGAAAAGCAACCCTATCAGTCATCACAGGAAGTTCTCCTGGACACGGGTTTCACATGGTGGAGCCATGTACTCAAAGGATGGACAGTGCTAAGTCATTCCACCTCTTGGTGACACCAGGATTGATGAGTCATGCTCATGGCATCAGCTGCACATTGAAAAGCCCCCTGTCGCCCGTCATTTGACCAGGATTTCGAGGATAACCTCCATCATCGCTGCCCGGAAACATCGATGAGATCATGCTGTGCGTAGTGGGTCCTCCTTCTTTTACTCGTGTTACTAAGTATGATGTGCATCTTTCCATATCAGCGTGTTTAGATCTGACTCATTTTTAACAGCTGCATAGCATTCTATTTGTAGAATCAAGTAGCATGATTAATTTTGCTGGGTACCTGTTCTTTGCTTCCTCACAAAGGCTTTTCATGGCACATCCTTTCATTCCCTTCCAGATGAGGAAAAGGCCTTTTCTTCCCCCAAGACACTGAAAAACAAAGATGTCGATACTGAGTCCTATGAGGATGTGCGGGGAGCACAGCACAGCCCATCCTATCAGGAGATGAATGTATTGATAGCATCATCGGGTGTGAAACACAGATAAACTGTATAGATAGCATCATCAGACATGGGACACGGATAAACTGGGATAGTGTTACCAGGTGTGGGACACAAATTTTGATGTAGTGTTACCTTTTTCCAAAAGCTTACGTTATCAGTGTAGAGCCTTCTGATAATTTTTAATAGCCATTCTgcgctgctttttttttttgctataaatcAGTAGATTTTTCTGGAGTGCCTACCACATGGAGCGCATAGTTGCTGGACACTGTGGAGGATGCGCCTCCTCTCGGGGGGAGCCCTTGTTTCGTTGAGAAGCGGAGAGCTGAGCTTCCCAGGTTTCAGGCACATGAAGCAGGAAGAGCAAATTCCAGAAAGGGCCGTGGCACTGGTGGTTCCGGCTGGGATGGTCAGGGAGGGCTTGCTCAGAGAAGAGGGCCCACGCGTCCCCACAGGAGTGGCTACCAGCAAAGAGGCGGGGAATGCCTCGCTGCGGGGCCAGGCGGGAACGTGCGGCCTGCTTGAGCCGTTGCAGATACTGAGGAGCTGCAGCGTCCCTGCTCTGAAGAGGAAGTGTGTGTCCCAGGTAAACACGGTGTCGTCCTCTGAGGGAGACACGGCCGCTGGCAGCCGAGTCCTGCAAGGTAACAGCAGTGCCCTTCCCTGCTGGACGGAGAGGGTGCTCCTCAGCCGTCCTCCTCCCTGTTCCCCAGTAACCCTCACCTGCGTTTTCCGTAATCACAACGTCCGGGCCAGATACTACCTCCTCGTGGCCTGTAGGCTTCCTTCTGTCTGTCAGTGTCTGTGAATGCTTCGGGTCTTCAACGTGAATTTTCTGTGGGAATTTTTCTTTTCACTCTCAGTGTCTCTTCTCTCACCAGCTGTTTCTCAGATGCCAGACATACTGAAATTGGAAACACCAACCAGAGGGCACTCCACAGCCGAAGGCAGAGCTGCGCAGACCCTGTGCATGGCAGCGCTGAGCCTGTCACAGCAAGGCCTCTGCTCCTGCTCCACCCAGAGTCAGGTGCCACATTCACCTTTGAACGTGGGCTTGGTtctcaacagcacagtgaaagcAAGTCATTAACACCTATAGCTTAGTTGTAACTTCCACATTTTATAGatatctttccctttctttaatCTAGTTAGTTATTTTTGGAAATTTCACCATGTTTACATTGGCTGTGTGTTTTGAACTGTATTTCCTATTATGTTATTGGTCAGTGACTGCAGTTGATATACATAAAGCAGTTAGGTTATTGTTGGCCATTATTAATGCAACAGTTGATGGGACTGTGTCAGTCACTCTGCTGCTGACCTTTAAAGAAGTTGTCCATTTACCACATGGGAtggagggatggttcaacattcacaaatcaatcggtgtgatacatcacattaacaaactgaaaacaaaaaccatgattatcccaatagatgcagagaaagcatttgataaaatacagcaccttttcatgataaaaactaagcagaaggaacattcctcaacacattcaaggcaatttatgacagacCCACGGCCAGTGTctaattgaatggggaaaagttgggagcattcccacggagatccagaaccagacaaagattcccactctcaccattgctattcagttcagtcctggaagttttagccagagccatcaggcaagaaaaagaaatcaaagggattcaaattcggaaagaagtcaaactatctctatttgcagatgacttgaTTCTGTATGTAGGGGatgcaaaagactccactaagagaccattggaactcacagaagagtttggtaaagtagcaggatataaaatcaatacacagaaaacaacagcctttgtatacacagaccgTGCCATGGCCgagaaagaactcctaagatcaatcccattcacaatagctaccaaaaaaaaaaaaatcaaataccttggaataaatttaaccaaggatatcaaacatctctatgatgagaactgcaaaatgttaaagaaataaaagtagattaaaaaaatggaaaaatcttccatgttcatggattggaagaatcagtatcatcaaaatgtccattcttctgaaagcaatttgcagattcaatgcaatgccaatcaaaataccaaagacattcttctcagatctagaaaaaaatggtgccgaaattcatatggaggcataagagacctcaaatagctaaaacaaccttatgcaacaaaaacaaagcttgaggcatcacaataccagatttcaagacatactacaaggcagttataatcaaaacagtctggtactggttaaaaaaaaaaaaaaaacagatggacagaccaatggaacagaatagaaatgccagaaatcaatccaaacatctacaaccaacttatatttgatcaaagagctaaaacccatctctggagcaaggacaaatggtgctgggaaactggatctccacatgcagaagtatgaagcaggatccctaccttacaccttacatgaaaatccattcaaaatggattaaggatctaaatctatgatgtgataccatcaaattactagagaacattggggaaaccctgcaagacattggcacaggcaatcaaagccagaattcacaaatgggactatatcaaattgagaagcttctgtactgtggaagaaaacactcaggaaaatgaagaggcaaccaacagatgggagaaattattttcaaactatgcaaccgattaagatttaataaccagaatgtatAGAGACCAAGAAACGCCACAACAACAGGTATGAGCTCTGCCAAAAAGATAAAAcataacaaaaacagaaacacaataccacttttttttaaagaaatggaatagaccaagcaaataataaaatactagctGTAGATccaactgcatttttaaaaaaatatttttatttatttgaagggcagagttatataaagaaatggagagacagaaagatcttctatctgctggatcttTTTACCTCAggggctgccgtggccagggccaggccaaattaaagccaggagctgggaactccatctgggtctcccacatgagtggcaggggcccaagcgcgtgggccatcctgtactgcatTACCAGGCatctaagcagggagctggattagaagtggagcagctgagactcgaaccagtgcactCAATACGGGATgttgatgttgcaggcagtggcttccttTGGCTGTGCTACCAAGCCAGCTCCAGTCCAACTGTATTAGTAATGAACACAAAATTAACTGAGCATTGCCTTTAAAGGGCAAAAATTGTCAACGGGCAAAAATAAAGACCCAGCTGTATGCGCTCTGCAAAGTCCTTTTTCAGTGGAAATTCATGCCTGGGTTGAGAATAGATGACAGGAGAGCCATACAGTGCAGCCGTGAGCATTGGGAGGCTGAAGGACTTGGTTCATGACAGCCCTAGCAGGTGCATCTAATCACCACAAAGACACAAGTCATAAGTGTGCATTTGCTAGTAACAGTTTCTGAAGAAAGACAGCAgaacctgtggcaccagcatcccatatgggtgctggttcaagtcctggctgctccatttcccatcccgctctctgctgatggcctgggaaagccgtggaggatggcccaagtgtttgggttcttggacctgtatgggagaccgagaggagactcctggcccctggctttggattgacctggctggcagccacttggggagtgatccaacagatggaagacttctctctctctctctccctctctccctcttactctgcctctcaaataaataaataaatctttttttaaattaattaattaatttattttgacaggcagagtggacagtgagagagagagacagagagaaaggtcttcctttttgccgttggttcaccctccaatggccgctgcggctggcgcatctcgctgatccgaagccaggagccaggtgcttctcctggtctcccatgcagttcagggcccaagcacttgggccatcctccactgcactcctgggccacagcagagagctggcctggaagaagggcaaccgggacagaatccggcaccccgaccaggactagaacccggtgtgccagcgccgcaaggcggaggattagcctagtgagccgcggcaccggccataaataaatctttaaaaaagcaaaaatgagagTGAAAATGAATGGATTTCCTATAATGATGATTGTAAAATTTAACACCCCTCTCTCTGCAGTTGATAAACCATCTAGACAAAGAACGAGTAGGAAAACATGATATGACAGCCCTTGCGACCTCAGTGACTCATGCCTGGGTAAATATGACACCCAGTAAGTGCAAAGCATATGAGTTTCCCAAGTGCAGGCAGTGTGTTCACTGAGATATAGTCTACTGTAATATAAATCTCAaatttagggccagtgctgtggccagtaggctaagccatcacctgtggtcctagtttgtatcccagctgttcctcttctgatccagctctctgcttatggcctgggaaagcagcagaagatggcccaagtgtttgggcccctgcactagtgtgagagacctggaagaagctcttggctcctggctttggattgggccaactctggctgttgtggccatttggggagtgaaccagtggatggaagacctttttctatttctccctctctatataactctgcctctcaaataagtaaaaaacaattttttaaaaaaatttaaaaatctgaagttTAAAAGAGTTGGTAGTATATAAACTGTACTCTCTGGTCAgaataaattaaattagaaatcaatactAAGATAATAAACCCAAACATTTAGAAATCAAAGCATTTGTAAATAATCAGTGATCCTTAAGAAATCacaaaggggccggcattgtggcacagtaggttaaaaccttggcctgcagcaccagcatcccatatgggcaccagttcaagtcctggctgctccacttccgatccagctccctgctacggcctgagaaagcagtaaaagatggctcaagtccttgagcccctgtaccttcatgggagacccagaagaagctcctggctcctggctttggattggctcagctccagccattgtagccatctgaggagtgaaccagtagatggaagacccccatatctctgtctctacccctctctctctctttcacataaataaaataaatattttaaaaaatcacaaaaggaattagaaaaaatttcaaaatccatgaaGGTGCAGCACACTAAAATATGTGAGATGCTGCAAAAGCAGGGCTTCTTAGACTCccgtgggggctggcgttgtggtgtagcgttgtctgtgatgctggcatcccttctgggtgctccacttccaatccaggtccctgctaatgtcctgggaaaagcagcaaacatggcccaagtgcatgggcccctgccacccctgtgggacatTCAGATACAGCTCccggctttgatctggcccaacgctgactgttgaagccatctgggaagtgaaccagtggatgcaaaattgctcactctctgtgtgtgtctcccactttctgtagctctgtctttcaaataaatacatagatcttaaaagattcgtatgaagtgtacaaAAGCACGAGGTAACTGTATGTATTGATAACATCCTCCAAGGGATGTAGTTAAAGGAACAGCGTGTTGCAGGCCAAGGTACGTAGGTGTCTGGGTGGAAACAGGGTCAGAGGGAGGCTGTACGAAGCTATGGCCAGGCCTTtaggggaagcagcagggacttggcaGGTGGTCGGCAGGGAGGGGGGAGCATTTGCTAACTGTGACTTAATACTTGTTGATGTTtgaaatgcatacatatataacctattttttaaagtgaaagatTCACAAAAAATGTTCTGAAGAATTCAGGGAGATTATATTTCCAGTGAAAGCAAGGTTCAAATAAAGGACTATATGTATACTATTACAATTCACTAAAACATATAAAGACAGAAAACTAAAAGCTTATGCTAAGctgacacttttttaaaaagattttattatttatttgaaaggcagagttacagagaggcagaagcagagagagagagatgtcttccagccactggttcactccccaaatgattgctatggccagagctgtgctgatcctaagccagaagcctgagcttcttccaggtctcccacgtgggtgcaggggtccaaagacttagtccatcttctgctttcccaggccataacagagagctggatcggaagtggagcagctgggtctagaattggtgcccatatgggatgctggcaatgcaggtggtggctttatctactatgccacagcaacagcccctggcactgttttttaaaatttgaacagTTATAATAATGTTTGCAAGAATTATTGGAAGGCAGGTCAAGAAATAAATCCAGTGATGGGTAGGAATTAGAATTGAGTTTGTCTTCAGCTCTTCACAGAGGccgctgctctggcctgggagcccCCACCCCTAGGAACACGGCCAATGGCTTTGGCCTCAGAATGGAAACGTGGCAGGCTCACGAAGGCTGCCCTGCCCGCCCACACACAGAAGGAAGAGCAGGATATGTGATGGATTCCTGGAAAAGATCCTGTTGGTGCCATAGCTCCTACCGTCTGcaggaaggcagaagcagagtTCAGTGTTGCGGTGTGCAGGTAGCTgagttttaagaaatatataagaATTATGTTCCACCTGCTGTATATCTGTTACAAATCCATTGTGATTCCTGGGAGATGAGGGGTGAATAGAGATTGTGAAATGCTGAACTAAATTTGTATCAACCATTTATTTGGATCTTTCTTTAGATGCTAGATCTGAGAAACTGGTCTTTATAAGTAACTGATTAAGAGATTCTGAGATAAGTTTATAACAATTTTtatgcagaatttttaaaaaactttttaaagatttatttatttatttgaaaggcagagctacagaagggcagaggcagagagagagagaggtcttccatccgctggttcactcccccaagtagcCGCCACAGCCGTAGCtgagccaatgcaaagccaggagccaggagcttcttccaggtctcccacatgggtgcaggggcccaaagacttgggccatcttccactgctttcccaggccatagcagagagctggatcagaagtggagcagcctggacttgaaccggcgcccatatgggatgccggcaccacaggcagtggctttacctactgtgccacaacgccggccccaatcCAGAATTTTGTTCAGCTTTTCAGAACCACTTTCTGCTGTTGCTGGAGTAGACATGGTTGCTACTGGCAAGTGTTTGTTCCTTTTGCTCTGCCTGCACTTAGCTGTAACCTGTGTCAGGGGTTAACTTCCTGTCATACAGCGCCCTCTTATCCTCCGGGTGTCGTGCATCCAGGCAGAGCAGGCGCAAAAGCACAAGCGTAAGAAGCTGCCCGGGCCACCTGGTGGCGCTGGTGCTAAGGAAGACGAGTGTCCCCGCGGCAGTGGAAGGCTTCGaggacacagggcctggggcccctccacagctgcccctccctgcacctcCTCCAGCCCTTATCTTACCCCAGAGTCCCCCTCCGAGACAATGGGCCACCTAGAATGTCTGCtccagctgcctctgcctctccttgctcCCCCTCCCTGCTGGGATACGTTCATGACCGTTTTCCTGCCtgaccccttctcccctccccctacaGGCCCTTATGAGATCTCCCCCTCTGTTAGCCATGGCCCCAGGCCCGCAGCCCCATG containing:
- the PER3 gene encoding LOW QUALITY PROTEIN: period circadian protein homolog 3 (The sequence of the model RefSeq protein was modified relative to this genomic sequence to represent the inferred CDS: inserted 4 bases in 3 codons; substituted 2 bases at 2 genomic stop codons), with product MLAVHQTVFEFAGRPPFERSPTRLYTQNGDXLTLDSSCWSHQVAFAIAHVGASSRXGSLGGSGSQGQQVSLVSSSESSLHRRAWLNLQQVYSRVNEIQNRGQQLXIQSATKLSMQPVREMCTVPPGGDEEKAFSSPKTLKNKDVDTESYEDVRGAQHSPSYQEMNVLIASSGVATSKEAGNASLRGQAGTCGLLEPLQILRSCSVPALKRKCVSQVNTVSSSEGDTAAGSRVLQVTLTCVFRNHNVRARYYLLVASVSQMPDILKLETPTRGHSTAEGRAAQTLCMAALSLSQQGLCSCSTQKWKRGRLTKAALPAHTQKEEQDXCDGFLEKILLGSVVVLKQDXIKLDHMRQQQPLCSRGQKEELAQVHSWIQNPMSIRN